GTGATCGACCGGAACCAGCGTCACCTCGAACCCGCAGGTCTCGAAGGGCTCGAACGGCGACTCCGCCGAGACCGTTACGGCGTCGAGGTAATCGTAGTCGCTCCGAACTGTGCCGGCGACGCTCTCGCCGGTCTCGGGGTCGGTCTCGTCGGCGGCGTAGACCGGCAGATCGGAGAACAGACGGTAGGCGTTGCCCAGTCCGTCGAGGTGGTCGAAGTGGATGTGGCTGATCACCGCGGCGTCGGGCAGGTCCACGTCGCGTTCGAGGAACTGGTGGCGAAAGTCCGGGCTGGCGTCGACGAGCAGCGCCTCGCCGGTGCGCTCGTTGCGGACGTGGATCGAGTACCGGGTCCGCTCGACGCCGCGCTCGCGGGCCCGCTCACAGGTGTCACAGGAACAGCCGGGCGTCGGCGTGCCCGTCGTGTCGCCGGTGCCGAGCAGGGTGACCTCCATTCGCCCGTCGCAAGGAACTCCGGCGGCCTAAACCTCGCGGATCCGACGGCCAGCGCCGATCGTTCCACGCAGAAAGAGACAGATATTTAATACGACCTCGTGTCGGTGTGGCTGATGGTTACCGAACGGAACGAGCGGTGGCGGTCCGCGAGTCGGATCGTCGCCGTCGTCGTGATCCTGGCGACGGTCGGCGCGCTCGCGACCGGCGTCGCCGCTGGGAGTACAGTGGAGAGTACGAACGCGTCGGACGGGCCCACAGTCCAGACGGCCTGGGCGGACGCGCTCGGGGACACCCACTACCTCGTCGAGGCGAACCTGACGGGCCTCGGCGGTGCCGACGAGGCGTCGGTTCGAATCGAGTACCGCCCGGCCGGAACGACCCAGTGGTCGCGGACGGCGAACCGGACGGTCAACCGGACTGGCGCGGTACAGTTCGAGCTGCCCGGCCTCGCGAACGACACGACCTACCGGTACCGGGCCGTCGCGACCACGGTCGACGGGCGAGATACGGGCACGACCCGGAACTTCACGACCCAGGGGAACCCGCCGGTCGTCGAGACCCGGCCCGCGGCGAACGTCGGCGAGCACGAGGTCACCCTGCGCGGTGAACTGCTCGACCTCGGCGGGACCGACACCGCCAACGTCAGTTTCTACTGGTCGGCGCTCGACGGCCTCGACTACGGCTTCACCGAGGATCAGACGGTCTCGTCGCCGGGTAACTTCTCGGAGACCGTCTGGCTCGAACCGAACACCACCTACGAGTACACGGCCCAGGCCTCGGACGGAAACGGCGAGTGGGCGAGCGGTTCATATCGCACGGTCACCACCGACCCCGCGTTCGACCTCGACACGCGCCCGGCAACGAACGTGACGGCCACCTCGGCCACCCTCGGGGGCGTCGTCGCCGAGTTCGGCGACGCCGCGAACGCGAACGTCTCCTTCGAGTACCGGGAACCGGGGACCGGCCTAATCGGCTGGACCGACGTAGACGCGACGCTCGCCTCTGACGCGAGTTTCAGCGGGTCGGTCGACGGCCTCGAACCGGACACGACCTACGAGTTCCGCGCGGTCGGGCGGGCGAGCGACGGTGACGTGGACACTGCGGCCACGGTCTCGTTCACGACCGATAGCCGTCCCGCCGTGACGACGCTTTCGGCGAGCAACGTGACAGAGAGCGCCGCGACGCTCCGGGGCAACATCACCGATCTGGGCGGTGCCGAGAACGCGACCGTCCGGTTCACCGTCGACGGCCCGGACGGCGTCGAACTGACGCCCCAGCGCCACGTCACCGAACCCGGACAGTTCAGCGAGCGAGTCACCGGCCTCACCGCGAACCAGACCTACGAGTACTCGGCGTTCGTCGCGACCTCGGACGGCGACCAGGCCGAGGGACAGCGCCGCTCGTTCACGACCGAGGAGGCGCCACTCGCCGTGACCACGGGCGAGGCGACTGGCGTCAACGAGACGACCGCGACGCTGTCCGGCGCGGTCACCGACTTCGGCGGTGCCGACGGGGTGAAACCCGCCGTCGAGTATCGGCCGGAGGGGGCGACCGACTGGTCGACCGCCGGGGCCCGCCTCGCCTCCGACGGCTCGTTCGCGGCGTCAGTCGTCGGGCTTCGCGCGGACACGACCTACGAGTTCCGGGCCGTCGCGACCGCCAGCGACGAAGACCGAGCGACCGGTGAGGTCAGGACGTTCCATACCGAGGCCTTCCCCGCCGTCGAGACCGGGACCGCGACGGACGTGAACGCGTCTGCGGCCACGGTCTCGGCGACCGTGACCGACCTCGGCGGCGCGTCCGAGGGAATCGTCCGATTCCAGTACCGCCGGGCGGACGCGACCGACTGGACCGAAACCGACGGCCAGTCGGTCACCGAGACCGGGGCGGTCACGGCCACCCTGACCGGGCTCGATGCGGACACAGCCTACGAGTTCCGCGTGGTCCTCGACGCCGACGGTGACCGCGCTCTCGGCGACCGCGGGTCGTTCACGACCGACACCGCGAGCCGGCCCCCGGCGGTCGAACGCCTCTCGATCCGGGACACGAGCGGGCCCAACCCGCACGTCGACCTGGCCGTCGACTGGCGCGTCACCGACCCCGACAGCGATCTGGCGACGGTTCGGATCACGGTACGGGACGGGAGCGGACGGGTCGTCGCCGACACGCGGTCGGTGTCGGGGTCCTCGGCGGCCGGATCGCTCGGCGAGCGGATCAAACACGGGAGCGGCGCGGACTACTCCGTGACGGTGCGTGTCACCGACGCCGCCGGCAACACCGCAACGGAGACCGACACGCTCGCGACGGCCGGATCCAAGAAGAACAGGAAGCGCTGACCGCGGGTCGTCGGTGAGGGACTGCGACTGAGAGTCGTTTTTCGGCCCCGAATCCCGGAAAATCGGCTAGTCGTCGGCGTGGTCGTGATCGTGGCCGTGCCCGTCGGCGGCGGCCTCTTCCTCCTCGCCGTTGGAGATGTCGCCGCCGGCCACCAGGGCGTCGGCGTCGCCGTCGATCATGTCGAGATTCTTCAGGTTGTCCCGCTCCTCGAAGTCCGCGACGGCGTCTTCGAGGTCCTGCTGGGTCAGGGTGGTCCGTTCCTCGGTGAGGGCGCTCAACACCGCCTCGCGGAGGACGAGTCGGAGGTCGCTGCCGGTGAGGCCCTCGGTCATCTCAGCCAGCGTCTCGGGGTCGAAGTCGGCGATCTCCATCTCGCGGGTGACGACCCGGAGGATGTCCGAGCGCATGGTGCGGTCGGGCTTGGGGAAGTTGACGATCTCGTCGAAACGTCGCCAGGCCGCGGCGTCGAGCTGGTCGGGGTGGTTGGTCGCGCCGATGAGCAGGACGTCGTCGTCGATGAGGCTGATGTCGTCGATGCTCTTCAGGAGGGTGTTGACGGCGCGTTTGATCGCGGCGTGTTCGTCCGAGGAGCGGGTCTTGGCCACGAAGTCGAACTCGTCCATGAAGAAGATACACGGCGAGAGCCGACGGGCCACCTCGAAGGACTTCTCGACGTTCTTGGCCGTCTCCCCGAGGTACTGGCTGGTGATCATCGACAGCTTCACCTCGACGAAGGGGAGGTCGAGTTCGCGGGCCAGCGCCCGGGCCACGGAGGTCTTCCCGGTGCCCGGCGGGCCGACGAACAGGAGTTTGCCGATCTCGCGCAGGCCGATCTGGGCGAGGTAGTCGCGGTGTTCGATGGCCTTGACGAGCTTGTGGATCTCGCCTTCCTGGTCCTCGGTGAGCACCAGATCGTCCATCGTCATCTCGACCTCCTCTGGCGCGCGGATGTCGACGAGGTCGAGCATCTCCTCTTCTTCCTCGTCGTCGAAGTACTCGTCGAGCAGGCTGTCGATCCAGGCGCGGTCGGCGCGGGCTGGCCGGTTCAGTTCGCGGGCCTGCTCGTAGTCCACGTCGAACTCGTCGCTGTAGGTCGCGGCGAGCGTCGGGTTCTCGCGGATCCGGTCGTCGTCCGCGCGGTCGAGGAACCACTCCTCGGCCATCCCGTGGTCGGTGAACTCGATGTCGCCCGAGAAGTCGTCCTTATCCGTGAACATCAGGCCAGAGACGGCGTCCCACGGCCGCTCGACGCCGGTCGCGTCGGTTGCCGTCGTCGCAGTCACAGAGAGCGGGCGCTCGATGCGGCCGTCGGTCCAGAACACGCTTCTGTAAGCCGGCGGAAGATCGTCCGGCTCCAAATCGCGGTCGTCGTTGTACGCTGTCGCTGTCAACAGGAACTCGACGACGTCCAGCTCCGGATCACTCATTCCCACCCAGATTGGACCGCGACGGTCATAAGCCCCCCGGAATCCGCCCGCGAACCCGCTCTCGCCCCGTTCCACAGCCGCCACCGCCCGAAACTGTCCCCGCTACTGTGTCATCTGTTCATCGGCGTCCCCCCTCACATTTCAACTGTAAGCCACCTATGTGAGGTCGTTAACAACGGAACGGGAGACCCGTTTTCCCGTCGACAACTGGTAGTGCCGGTGCGTGCAGTTCGACGGGATTTAACACGAACGACCCTGATGGGCTACACATGGCTGACAATACACCAGTCGTCGTCAAAGCGTACCGTACACCGCAGGGGAAGGAGGACGGTGTCTTCTCGGAGGTCCGTAGCGAGGACCTCTCGATCCCGCTGATCAACAAGATGCTCGACGAGACGGGCCTCACGGGCGAGGACGTCGACGACCTCATCTGGGGCTGTGCCCAGCAGCGCGGCGAGCAGGGCAACAACATGGCTCGCGTCATCGCGCTCCTGTCGGATCTGGGCGAGAGCGTCCCCGCGACGACCGTCAACCGCTGGTGTGCCTCCTCGGCCCAGGCGATCATCTCCGCGGCCGACGCCATCCGCGCCGGCCAGCGCGACGTGCTCATCGCCGGCGGTGTCGAGAGCATGTCCCGCGTCGAGATGGGCGAGAACACCGCTAACGTCCATCCCGCACTCAACGACGACTACAACGTCATGAACCTCCAGATGGGGATGACCGCGGAGAAGGTCGCCGAGGAGTACGACATCTCCCGGCAGGAACAGGACGAGTACGCCGCTCGCTCCCAGCAGCGCGCCGTCGAGGCCACCGAGAGCGGCCGCTTCGACGACGAGATCGTCCCGATCGAGGGGACCGACGACGAGGGCAACGAGATCACCGTCGAGAAAGACGAGGGAATCCGCCCGGGCACGACCGCCGAGAAACTCGAAGGCCTCCCGACCGTCTTCAAGGCCGACGGGACCGTCACCCCCGGCAACTCCAGCCAGATCTCGGACGGCGCGTCCGCCACGATGATCACCAGCAAGGAGTTCGCCGAGGAGCAGGGCCTGGAGATCCTCGCCGAGATCGGCGGCAACAACGTCGCCGGCGTCGACCCCACCGTGATGGGCATCGGCCCGATCCCCGCCGTCCGGGGCCTCTGTGAGCGCACCGGCCGCGACCCCGAGGACTACGATCTGGTCGAACTCAACGAGGCCTTCGCCTCCCAGTGTTACTACTGCCAGCAGGAACTCGGCTTCGACGACGACATCTACAACGTCAACGGCGGCGCAATCGCCATCGGCCACCCGCTCGGTGCCTCCGGTGCCCGCCTGCCCGTCACGCTCATCCACGAGATGAACAAGCGCGACGCCGAACTCGGCCTCGCGACCGAGTGTGTCGGCTTCGGACAGGGCGCGGCGATCGAGTTCGAGCTGCCCTAGACGGTCTCAGATTCCAGCGTTCTCGTTTTTTACCCGACCGACTACGGAGAGAGGACGAACTAGTCCGCAGTCGCTTTCTCTCTGTCCCCGTAGATCCGCTCGACTTTCCCGGCGTGTTCGTCGAGGATATTCCGGCGTTTCTTCTTCAGCGAGGGGGTGAGCATGTCGTTTTCCGGCGTCCACTCCTCGGGAACGAGTTCGATCTCCTTGATGGTCTCGTGTTTCTCGAGGTTGCGGTTGACGAGGTTCACGTCCTCGACGACCCACTCGCGGACCCTGTCGTCCTCGCAGATGGCGTTTCGCCCGGTCGGGAGGTCGATGTTGCGATTCGACGCCCACCGCCGGATGGCGTCGAAGTTCGGGACGATCAGGGCGGAGACGAACTTCTCGTCGTCGCCCATGACCATGATCTGCTCGACCCGCGAAGAGGTCGAGAACTCGTCTTCGATGGGTTCCGGGGCGACGTTTTTCCCCGTGTCAAGCACCAGCAGGTTCTTCAGCCGGTCGTGGTAGATCAGGTAGTCGTCGTCGGTCCGCTCGACGATGTCGCCGGTCTTGAACCAGCCGTCGTTGGTGAACGCGTCATCGGTCTCCTCGGGCATCTCCCAGTAGCCCTCCGTGACGTTCGGCCCCTTCACGAGGAGTTCGCCGACGAACCCCTCGGCGTCAGCGAACTGCTCGTCGGACACTTTCGACGGGTCGATCCGGATGTCGACGCCGGGCAGCGGCGGGCCGAGCGTCCCCGTCCGGTGGTCCTCGGGCGGGTTCGCCGTCACGACCGGCGCGGCCTCGGTCAGGCCGTACCCCTCGAAGATGGGGATACCCATGCCGTCGAACAGCTCGGCCAGCCGATCACTCAGGCTCCCGCCACCGCTGACCATCAGGATCACGTTCCCGCCGAGTTCCTCCTTGACTTTGCTGTAGACCAGCCGCTCGGCGATCCCCCGCTTGGCCCGGAGACCGAATCCGGGGTCGTCGGCGCGGCTGTACTGGCGGGCCACGTCGATGGCCCACTCGAAGACGCGCTCCTTGAAATCCGAGCCGCTGGCCTGCTCGCGGGCCTGGGCGAAGATGCGCTCGTACACCCGCGGGACGCTCGCGCCGCCGTGGGGCTCGATCTTCGTGATGTCCTCGTCGACCGTGTCCGTGCTCTGGGCGTAGCCCACGGTCGCGCCAGCGGCGAACATCAGGAAGTGCCCGACCGTCCGCTCGAAGACGTGGGCCAGCGGGAGAATCGAGATGGCCCGCTTGTCCGAATCCAGCACCGGGAGGTCGTCGTCCTTGTCGGGTCGCGGCCCGACGCGCTTCCAGAGCTGGTTGACGTTCGACCGGACGTTGTGGTGGGTCAGCTTCACCCCCTTCGGCTTGCCCGTCGTCCCGGAGGTGTAGACGAGACTCGCCAGATCGTAGGGGTCCAGTTCGTCGAGCCACGCCTCGTAGGCCGCCTCGTCGTACTCGACGGTCCCCCGGTCGTAGACGTCTTTCAGCGTGTGGATCTGGTCGACGTGGTCGTACTTGTCGAGTTCGTCGATGACGACGACGAACTCCAGGCTGAGATCGTCCTGCACCCTGACGAGGCGGTCGAGCAGATACTCGTTCTCGACGACGACACCGGTCGCCTCGGGATCGTTGAGCAGGTACTTGATCTGTTTGGGCGAGGACTCCGTGTAGATCGTCGTGACCACACCCCCGGCGGACAGGAGCCCGAAGTCCGACAGCGCCCACTCCATGCGCGAGTCGGACATGATCCCGACGCGATCCCCCGACGAGACGCCCATCTCGCGGAACCCGGCGGCCAGCCGGCGGACGATCTCCCCCATCTTCTCGTAGGTGATCGACGCGTACTCCCCCGGTTCGGGCGCGTCGACGACTTCCGGCGTCAGCGACCGCGGATAGATTCCCCCCTTGTACAGCTGTGCCTCGCCGTCGCCGTGGCGTTCGACGCTCGCCTCGAACAGTTCGGGGAGCGTGTCCTCCCCGATCACTTCGTCGGTGTACTCCCGCTCGGCCTCCAGCCATCCCTGATCCCCAGCGCCCGTCATAACGTTAATTTCTGACTGGCTGAAATATAAATGTTCAGTTGCGACAGGTCTTGGGCACGCTCGATTCCCGAGTGGAACGCCGTGGCTATCGAGGTCTGCGACCGCGAAAAAACGTGTGTGATTCGTCGAGGGGCGCCGGTACGCCGCTCGGCCTATCGAGGTCTCCCGAAGGTCGACCTCGCTTTAGTCGTCCGCCGGCGTCGCACCACTACCGCTGTCGGCCTGCTTCTTCGTGTGCGAGAGCTTCCCGCCGTCGGCGAGGATCTCGCGTTCACGTTCGGAGGCGTCCAGCGTGGCGGTGAGTTCCCAGTCGTCGTTGACGCGGACGGTGAACTCTTCCTGGCCCGAGCGGACGGCCTCGGCGACGTCGTCGACGATCTCGATGTCGTCGCCCTGCTCGATGTTCGCGTAGTCGGCCTCGTCGATCTCCAGCGGCAGGAGACCGAAGTTGAAGAGGTTCGCCTTGTGGATGCGGGCGAAGCTCTGGGCGAGGACGCCCTCGATGCCGAGGTACATCGGACAGAGGGCCGCGTGTTCACGCGAGGAGCCCTGGCCGTAGTTCTCGCCGGCGACGAGGAAGCCGCCGTCGCTGTCGAGTGCGCGCTGGGCGAACGTGTCGTCGACACGCGAGAGCGTGAACTCGCTCAGCTTGGGGATGTTCGACCGGTACATCAGGATGTCCTGCGTGGCAGGGATGATGTGGTCGGTCGTGATGTTGTCCTCCATCTTCAGGAGGGCTTCCCCTTCGAGCTCGGCGTCGAGTTCGTCCTTCAGCGGGACGTCGCCGATGTTCGGCCCCTTGACGAGGTCGTCGTCGACGGGGTCGTCGGGCGTGATGATGTCGTTCTCGGCACCCTCGTACTGGTCGGGGAGCTCGAAGCCGGGCGCTTCCATGTCGCCGAGTTCGTCGGCGAGGTTGCGCGGATCGACGATCTCGCCCTTGATGGCCGCCGCGGTGGCGACTTCCGGCGAGCAGAGGTAGACGTTGTCGTCCTCGATGCCCGAGCGGCCCTCGAAGTTGCGGTTGAAGGTCCGCAGCGAGACGGAGTCACTACCGGGGACGTGGCCGATGCCGATACAGGCACCACACGTCGCCTCGGAGTAGTTGACGCCGGCCGCCATCATCTCGGCGGTCCAGCCCTCACGGGCGAGCATCTCGCTTGCCTTCTTGGAACCGGGGGCGACGATCATCTCGGTGTCCGGCTGGATCGAACGGCCTTCCAGCATCTTCGCGGCCGGGAGGATGTCCTCGTAGCCACCGTTCGTACAGGAACCGATCATGACCTGGTCGACGTCGACGCCCTCGACCTCGCTGACCGGGACGACGTTGTCCGGCATCGACGGCTCGGCGATGAGCGGTTCGAGATCCGAGAGGTCGATGGTGAGCTGGTCGTCGTACTCGGCGTCCTCGTCGGGCTGGAGCTCGACGTACTCGTCTTCGCGGCCCTGGCGCGCGAGGTAATCCTCGGTCTTCTCGTCGGTCGGGAAGATCGAGGAGGTCGCGCCCAGTTCCGTCCCCATGTTGGTGATGGTCGTCCGCTCGGGGACGCTGAGGCTCTCGACACCGGGTCCGGTGTACTCGAAGATCTTGTTGACCCCGCCCTTCACGCTGAGGCGGCGCAGCATCTCGAGGATGACGTCCTTGGCGGTCGCCCACTCGGGCAGTTCGCCTTCGAGTCGGACGTTGACGACCTCGGGCATGTCGATGTAGTACGCGCCGCCGCCCATCGCGACGGCCACGTCGAGCCCACCGGAACCGATGGCCAGCTGACCGAGGCCGCCGGGGGTCGGCGTGTGCGAGTCACTGCCCAGGAGCGTCTTGCCGGGCGCGGCGAAGTTCTCCTTGTGGACGTTGTGACAGATACCGTTGCCCGGACGCGAGAAGTACGCGCCGAACGTGCCTGCGGCCGAACGCAGGAAGCGGTGGTCGTCCGTGTTCTTGAAGTCGAACTGGTAGGTCTGGTGGTCACAGTACTGCGCGGCCAGTTCCGTCTGGACTTCGTCGAGGCCGAGCGCCTCGAACTGCAGCCACACCAGCGTGCCAGTCGTGTCCTGTGTCAGGACCTGATCGATCTCGATACCGATCTCCTCGCCTGTCTCCAGTTCGCCTTCGACGAGGTGATCGTCGAGAATTTTTTCCGTAAGCGTCTGTCCCATAACGTCTGTCCGTCGACTGTCCGTAGACATAAATCATGCGAGTTCCCGATTTCAGGTTTACCGCATCCCTAGTACCCCTTGGATGCCATCCAGTGCCACACACGATCACGTGTTTGCGGGGCTGTCCCCGATCACTTTCGTGAGCGGTGTAGCGGGCCGTCGTCGCGGACCGTCAGCGTTTTGCGCGCGCTCGCCGCCCACTCGCCCATGTTCAGAAGCGGCGCGTTCCTCGCCGATCACCTCGACGACTTGCGCGACTCCCAGATCCAGCCAAACGGCGTCGACCTCACGCTCGGAGCCGTCTTCGAGCAGGAGAGTCCGGGCCGGATCGAACGCGGCGGCAAGACCGTCGGCGACCGCCGGGAACTGGAGCCCGACGACGACGAGGTCTACCACCTCGAACCGGGCGGCTACATCGTCCGCTACGCCGAGCGGATCCGGATCCCCGAGGAACACGTCGGCTTCCTCTACCCCCGCTCCTCGCTGCTTCGCAACTCCTGTATGCTCGACACGGCGGTCTGGGACGCCGGCTACGAGGGCCGCGGCGAGGGCCTGCTGGAAGTCCACCACGAGATCGAACTCCAGCAGGGCGCTCGCATCGCCCAGTTGACGCTCGCAGCGGCCGATCACGAGGGGACCTACGACGGCTCCTACCAGCGTGAGAACCTCTGACTGGTACGGCCGATACCGTTGCACAAACTCGGCCCGATCCGGCCAGTGAGCCGTCCACCAAGCTGATATGCCCGCTCGTGGAACTGACCCGGTAGATGTCGCTTCGTCGGACGCTCGTGTCGACGCTGCTGGTCCTGCTCGCGCTCGCCGCGAGCGTTGGCGTCGCGAACGCGTCGCCCACCGCCGACGCCGCACAGGCAGGCGACGCAAACGTGACCACGTTCATCGCCCCGGGTGACGCGCTCGACGCGCTCCGGACGGGGTCGAGGACCGAACCGCTCACGCCTCGACAGCGCGTGACCGTCGCCGACGCGCTCGTCGTACGCCTGTCTGCCCCCGGACTGGGCGCGGCGGTCGACGCCCAGCCCGGGAACACTACGACCACTCGCGTCCGGGAACTGCTGTCCGGTCCCGACGCGTCTCTGACCGGCGTCGAGATCTCCTCCGGCGGTGGCCCGCCACGCGCCCTCGACCTGACGGGCGAGGACCTCGTCGTCCGGCGCACCGGCGAGAACACCGTCGAGTTGATCTACGACACCGGCGAACTGCAGACGACGCCCGACCGAAACCGCAACGGCCGCGCCGACGACGGCGTCCGGTCGACGATCTCCCCCACGAGAGTGTTCCGACTGAGCTTTTCCTTCGAAGGAACCACCGAGAAGACCTCGCTGGGCGTCTTCTCGCCGTCGATCGTGTTCTCGACGCCCCAGTCCGACGGCGTGGTGGTGTACCCGCTCCCGGATCAGCGGATCGTCGGGCAGACGCCGCTGGCTCCGGGGACGGCGGTGTCCATCTCGGTCGAGACCGAGAGCGGATCCGTCGCGACCGAGCGCGGCGTCATCACCACCGGCCGGCGGCAGTCGTTCGCCAACCTCTCGCTCGATCTGGCCGACGTTTCGGGAGGTGAGTCGCTCACGGTCACGGCCCGGTTCGACGGCGGCCGACTCGGTCAGACGACCGGCCGGATCGGCGAGCTTGCCGCCTCGTTCGCGACGAGTCAGTCCGACGCCCCGCGAAACCGCCTCCGACTCCGGAACGTCTCGTTCTCCGCGGACGGCTTCCTCGTGGTCAGGGA
This Halorientalis sp. IM1011 DNA region includes the following protein-coding sequences:
- a CDS encoding MBL fold metallo-hydrolase; the encoded protein is MEVTLLGTGDTTGTPTPGCSCDTCERARERGVERTRYSIHVRNERTGEALLVDASPDFRHQFLERDVDLPDAAVISHIHFDHLDGLGNAYRLFSDLPVYAADETDPETGESVAGTVRSDYDYLDAVTVSAESPFEPFETCGFEVTLVPVDHPPLVCYGLAIEDPETGAKLSLSGDTSFGIPEESRRVLDDPDLLLADGIVPADLCEHHPLGGKHEDDAGVPRTFGTKHMTIEGARALGEELDADETRIVHLSHFIPAEEAFGEDLAVDGERYEL
- a CDS encoding fibronectin type III domain-containing protein, with product MVTERNERWRSASRIVAVVVILATVGALATGVAAGSTVESTNASDGPTVQTAWADALGDTHYLVEANLTGLGGADEASVRIEYRPAGTTQWSRTANRTVNRTGAVQFELPGLANDTTYRYRAVATTVDGRDTGTTRNFTTQGNPPVVETRPAANVGEHEVTLRGELLDLGGTDTANVSFYWSALDGLDYGFTEDQTVSSPGNFSETVWLEPNTTYEYTAQASDGNGEWASGSYRTVTTDPAFDLDTRPATNVTATSATLGGVVAEFGDAANANVSFEYREPGTGLIGWTDVDATLASDASFSGSVDGLEPDTTYEFRAVGRASDGDVDTAATVSFTTDSRPAVTTLSASNVTESAATLRGNITDLGGAENATVRFTVDGPDGVELTPQRHVTEPGQFSERVTGLTANQTYEYSAFVATSDGDQAEGQRRSFTTEEAPLAVTTGEATGVNETTATLSGAVTDFGGADGVKPAVEYRPEGATDWSTAGARLASDGSFAASVVGLRADTTYEFRAVATASDEDRATGEVRTFHTEAFPAVETGTATDVNASAATVSATVTDLGGASEGIVRFQYRRADATDWTETDGQSVTETGAVTATLTGLDADTAYEFRVVLDADGDRALGDRGSFTTDTASRPPAVERLSIRDTSGPNPHVDLAVDWRVTDPDSDLATVRITVRDGSGRVVADTRSVSGSSAAGSLGERIKHGSGADYSVTVRVTDAAGNTATETDTLATAGSKKNRKR
- a CDS encoding ATP-binding protein, with the translated sequence MSDPELDVVEFLLTATAYNDDRDLEPDDLPPAYRSVFWTDGRIERPLSVTATTATDATGVERPWDAVSGLMFTDKDDFSGDIEFTDHGMAEEWFLDRADDDRIRENPTLAATYSDEFDVDYEQARELNRPARADRAWIDSLLDEYFDDEEEEEMLDLVDIRAPEEVEMTMDDLVLTEDQEGEIHKLVKAIEHRDYLAQIGLREIGKLLFVGPPGTGKTSVARALARELDLPFVEVKLSMITSQYLGETAKNVEKSFEVARRLSPCIFFMDEFDFVAKTRSSDEHAAIKRAVNTLLKSIDDISLIDDDVLLIGATNHPDQLDAAAWRRFDEIVNFPKPDRTMRSDILRVVTREMEIADFDPETLAEMTEGLTGSDLRLVLREAVLSALTEERTTLTQQDLEDAVADFEERDNLKNLDMIDGDADALVAGGDISNGEEEEAAADGHGHDHDHADD
- a CDS encoding thiolase family protein; translation: MADNTPVVVKAYRTPQGKEDGVFSEVRSEDLSIPLINKMLDETGLTGEDVDDLIWGCAQQRGEQGNNMARVIALLSDLGESVPATTVNRWCASSAQAIISAADAIRAGQRDVLIAGGVESMSRVEMGENTANVHPALNDDYNVMNLQMGMTAEKVAEEYDISRQEQDEYAARSQQRAVEATESGRFDDEIVPIEGTDDEGNEITVEKDEGIRPGTTAEKLEGLPTVFKADGTVTPGNSSQISDGASATMITSKEFAEEQGLEILAEIGGNNVAGVDPTVMGIGPIPAVRGLCERTGRDPEDYDLVELNEAFASQCYYCQQELGFDDDIYNVNGGAIAIGHPLGASGARLPVTLIHEMNKRDAELGLATECVGFGQGAAIEFELP
- a CDS encoding long-chain fatty acid--CoA ligase: MTGAGDQGWLEAEREYTDEVIGEDTLPELFEASVERHGDGEAQLYKGGIYPRSLTPEVVDAPEPGEYASITYEKMGEIVRRLAAGFREMGVSSGDRVGIMSDSRMEWALSDFGLLSAGGVVTTIYTESSPKQIKYLLNDPEATGVVVENEYLLDRLVRVQDDLSLEFVVVIDELDKYDHVDQIHTLKDVYDRGTVEYDEAAYEAWLDELDPYDLASLVYTSGTTGKPKGVKLTHHNVRSNVNQLWKRVGPRPDKDDDLPVLDSDKRAISILPLAHVFERTVGHFLMFAAGATVGYAQSTDTVDEDITKIEPHGGASVPRVYERIFAQAREQASGSDFKERVFEWAIDVARQYSRADDPGFGLRAKRGIAERLVYSKVKEELGGNVILMVSGGGSLSDRLAELFDGMGIPIFEGYGLTEAAPVVTANPPEDHRTGTLGPPLPGVDIRIDPSKVSDEQFADAEGFVGELLVKGPNVTEGYWEMPEETDDAFTNDGWFKTGDIVERTDDDYLIYHDRLKNLLVLDTGKNVAPEPIEDEFSTSSRVEQIMVMGDDEKFVSALIVPNFDAIRRWASNRNIDLPTGRNAICEDDRVREWVVEDVNLVNRNLEKHETIKEIELVPEEWTPENDMLTPSLKKKRRNILDEHAGKVERIYGDREKATAD
- a CDS encoding aconitate hydratase — translated: MGQTLTEKILDDHLVEGELETGEEIGIEIDQVLTQDTTGTLVWLQFEALGLDEVQTELAAQYCDHQTYQFDFKNTDDHRFLRSAAGTFGAYFSRPGNGICHNVHKENFAAPGKTLLGSDSHTPTPGGLGQLAIGSGGLDVAVAMGGGAYYIDMPEVVNVRLEGELPEWATAKDVILEMLRRLSVKGGVNKIFEYTGPGVESLSVPERTTITNMGTELGATSSIFPTDEKTEDYLARQGREDEYVELQPDEDAEYDDQLTIDLSDLEPLIAEPSMPDNVVPVSEVEGVDVDQVMIGSCTNGGYEDILPAAKMLEGRSIQPDTEMIVAPGSKKASEMLAREGWTAEMMAAGVNYSEATCGACIGIGHVPGSDSVSLRTFNRNFEGRSGIEDDNVYLCSPEVATAAAIKGEIVDPRNLADELGDMEAPGFELPDQYEGAENDIITPDDPVDDDLVKGPNIGDVPLKDELDAELEGEALLKMEDNITTDHIIPATQDILMYRSNIPKLSEFTLSRVDDTFAQRALDSDGGFLVAGENYGQGSSREHAALCPMYLGIEGVLAQSFARIHKANLFNFGLLPLEIDEADYANIEQGDDIEIVDDVAEAVRSGQEEFTVRVNDDWELTATLDASEREREILADGGKLSHTKKQADSGSGATPADD
- a CDS encoding deoxyuridine 5'-triphosphate nucleotidohydrolase; the encoded protein is MFRSGAFLADHLDDLRDSQIQPNGVDLTLGAVFEQESPGRIERGGKTVGDRRELEPDDDEVYHLEPGGYIVRYAERIRIPEEHVGFLYPRSSLLRNSCMLDTAVWDAGYEGRGEGLLEVHHEIELQQGARIAQLTLAAADHEGTYDGSYQRENL